A window of Ananas comosus cultivar F153 linkage group 4, ASM154086v1, whole genome shotgun sequence contains these coding sequences:
- the LOC109709514 gene encoding uncharacterized protein LOC109709514, whose amino-acid sequence MAPRRLFACFGRGGGASSATGGASPEANATADLTAEEQRRMGPVLVELFVSQGCAASPEAEAVVAALARGGQEDNDEEGVGVGLGVVALAFHVEYWDYRGWKDPFGSSMWTVRQKAFVEALRLDTLFTPQAVVHGRAHCLGADRDAIISAVQSAPRFPSPTMQATFQRPSPETLQVSFSGQLRTKVDSHGADVMVALYENGLVTDCTRGENKGRVLPNDHVVRHLQKLLSVKDVSAKKNLSGSVQFALWDGFNPTKCGLVLFVQNSSLQTFGVQHILLPETL is encoded by the exons ATGGCGCCGCGCCGCCTCTTCGCGTGCTTCGGGCGCGGCGGCGGGGCGTCGTCCGCGACCGGCGGTGCGTCTCCGGAGGCGAACGCGACGGCGGATCTGACGGCGGAGGAGCAGCGGCGGATGGGGCCGGTGCTGGTGGAGCTGTTCGTGTCGCAGGGCTGCGCCGCGTCGCCCGAGGCAGAGGCCGTGGTCGCCGCCCTCGCCCGCGGAGGCCAGGAGGACAACGACGAggagggggtgggggtggggttGGGGGTTGTGGCTCTGGCGTTCCACGTGGAGTACTGGGACTACCGGGGCTGGAAGGACCCCTTCGGGTCGAGCATGTGGACGGTGCGGCAGAAGGCCTTCGTGGAGGCGCTGCGCCTCGACACGCTCTTCACCCCGCAGGCCGTCGTCCACGGCCGCGCCCACTGCCTCGGCGCCGACCGCGATGCCATCATCTCCGCCGTCCAATCCGCCCCCCGCTTCCCCTCCCCCACCATGCAG GCGACGTTCCAGCGGCCATCTCCAGAAACACTGCAGGTGTCATTCAGTGGCCAGCTGCGCACCAAGGTGGACAGCCACGGCGCGGACGTGATGGTGGCACTGTACGAGAACGGGCTGGTGACGGACTGCACGCGGGGGGAGAACAAGGGCCGCGTCCTCCCCAACGACCATGTCGTCCGCCACCTCCAGAAGCTACTCTCCGTAAAGGACGTCTCTGCCAAGAAGAACCTCTCCGGCTCCGTTCAGTTTGCTTTGTGGGATGGATTCAATCCCACTAAGTGCGGCCTCGTCCTCTTTGTCCAGAACTCCTCGCTCCAGACCTTTGGTGTGCAGCACATTTTGCTTCCGGAAACTCTCTGA